A part of Paenibacillus sp. sptzw28 genomic DNA contains:
- a CDS encoding carbohydrate ABC transporter permease, giving the protein MRMRYSHRLEPASFHTFNAIVMITLAVVTLYPFLNTLAVSFNAGNDTIRGGIYLWPREWTVKNYSAVFATGAVYHAFWVSVARTVIGTLLSLFLTSILAYTVSRKEYIFRKPVTVIIVLTMYFNAGLIPYYFLIKDLHLLNHFLVYIIPGLVSAFNMIVIRTYIQTLPESLIESAKVDGAGDFRIFLTIVLPLCQPVLATVALFVAVGQWNSWFDTFLFASSKQDLSTLQYELMKLLSSSMNSNSNPAVAAGADPEAARNMVTPASIRAAITIVASVPILIVYPFLQKYFVVGMQLGSVKE; this is encoded by the coding sequence ATGAGAATGAGGTATTCGCACCGGCTGGAACCGGCCTCTTTTCATACTTTTAATGCAATCGTCATGATCACGCTCGCCGTGGTTACGCTTTATCCGTTTCTGAATACGCTGGCGGTGTCTTTCAATGCAGGCAACGATACGATTCGCGGCGGCATTTACTTGTGGCCCAGAGAGTGGACGGTCAAAAATTATAGCGCAGTCTTCGCGACTGGCGCGGTATACCATGCATTCTGGGTATCTGTCGCGCGTACTGTGATCGGCACCTTGCTTAGCCTGTTTCTTACCTCGATTCTGGCGTATACGGTGAGCCGGAAGGAATACATATTCCGGAAGCCGGTCACGGTCATTATCGTGCTTACAATGTATTTTAACGCCGGTCTCATTCCTTACTATTTTCTGATTAAGGATCTGCATCTGCTCAATCATTTTCTCGTCTACATTATTCCCGGCCTCGTCAGCGCGTTCAATATGATCGTGATCAGGACCTATATTCAAACGCTGCCGGAGAGTTTGATCGAATCGGCGAAAGTCGACGGCGCAGGCGATTTTCGTATCTTTCTGACGATTGTACTGCCGCTCTGCCAGCCTGTGCTGGCAACCGTTGCCTTGTTTGTAGCCGTGGGCCAGTGGAATTCCTGGTTCGACACGTTTCTGTTCGCCTCATCGAAACAGGATCTGAGCACGCTGCAGTACGAGCTGATGAAGCTGCTCTCGTCCTCGATGAATTCAAACAGCAACCCGGCCGTGGCAGCCGGGGCAGATCCGGAGGCCGCCCGCAATATGGTGACGCCGGCATCGATTCGCGCGGCCATTACAATCGTCGCATCCGTGCCCATCCTGATTGTCTATCCGTTTCTGCAAAAATATTTTGTCGTCGGCATGCAGCTAGGCAGCGTCAAGGAATAG
- a CDS encoding LysR family transcriptional regulator: MIGNINNFDSGEYMDLTYFQTFRKVAECRSFTRAGEELGYAQSSVTAQIQKLEKLYGVKLFERYGRQLRLTPPGESLLKISGRMLELYEESQETIAGQAGGTLSIGTIDSLGSYFLPSVLQYIRRQFPELTIRLQTDRESVIVNKVKEGELDIGLLLDSKTVDPFVQCVAVKEEPLIVIAHPGHPLTLMDKVEIGELGEAEWIMPEDSCNYRIMLEKVLKENQIPCRIGFELGNPEAVKRCVMSGTGIALLPRIVADQEISRGELAALPFTHPGIRLNLQMFIHPRKWMSKPLLAFIEKVKSG; encoded by the coding sequence ATGATAGGTAACATCAATAATTTCGATAGTGGTGAGTATATGGATTTGACCTATTTTCAGACCTTCCGCAAGGTCGCCGAATGTCGCAGTTTTACACGAGCCGGTGAGGAGCTGGGCTATGCACAGTCCAGTGTTACCGCGCAAATTCAAAAGCTTGAGAAGCTATACGGCGTGAAATTGTTCGAACGGTATGGACGGCAGCTTCGTCTGACGCCTCCCGGCGAATCACTATTAAAGATTTCGGGCCGGATGCTCGAGCTGTATGAGGAGTCGCAAGAAACGATTGCCGGGCAGGCAGGAGGCACGCTTTCAATAGGGACGATCGATTCATTGGGATCTTATTTCCTTCCATCTGTTCTTCAATATATCCGCCGGCAATTTCCCGAACTTACCATCCGGCTTCAGACTGATCGTGAATCGGTAATCGTGAACAAGGTGAAGGAGGGGGAGCTTGATATCGGTCTGCTGCTGGACAGCAAAACGGTCGATCCATTTGTGCAATGCGTTGCAGTCAAAGAAGAGCCTCTGATTGTTATAGCCCATCCGGGCCACCCGTTAACGCTGATGGATAAAGTGGAGATTGGTGAACTTGGCGAGGCGGAGTGGATTATGCCCGAGGACAGCTGCAACTACCGGATCATGCTCGAGAAAGTGCTGAAGGAAAACCAGATTCCATGCCGCATCGGTTTCGAATTGGGAAATCCTGAAGCGGTTAAAAGGTGCGTCATGTCCGGGACCGGTATTGCCCTTCTTCCCCGTATCGTGGCGGACCAAGAGATAAGCCGGGGGGAGCTTGCCGCCCTGCCTTTCACGCATCCCGGAATCCGGCTCAATCTTCAAATGTTCATCCATCCCAGGAAATGGATGTCGAAGCCTCTGCTTGCCTTTATTGAAAAGGTGAAAAGCGGCTGA
- the dapA gene encoding 4-hydroxy-tetrahydrodipicolinate synthase: MLDEHNVKGIFVPVVTPFLPSGELDLISFQNYVDGLLKSDIQGLVINGTTGESPTVSWEEVILLVEAAKERMQGKRIPIIVGTGTNDTASTLKRTELAGNIGADAALVVVPYYSRPSQAGIIEHFRMAAQVGLPVIAYEVPARTGIRLTVSTARNILELDGVIGLKDSTGGPELLTELTRLGSKPVLCGEDANFYAALCAGASGGILASANIHTDAFIDVFQLVLHGRVQEAKITFDRLFPLIQLLFQESNPAPLKWLLSRQSVITSDTVRLPMTSITRELQSELEQAIAAMTA, encoded by the coding sequence ATGTTGGATGAACATAATGTCAAAGGGATCTTCGTCCCGGTCGTCACTCCTTTCTTGCCGAGTGGTGAGCTTGACCTCATTTCGTTTCAGAACTATGTGGACGGACTGCTGAAGTCTGATATTCAAGGTCTGGTTATTAACGGGACTACCGGGGAATCGCCAACGGTTTCGTGGGAGGAAGTAATACTGCTTGTGGAGGCTGCAAAAGAACGCATGCAAGGCAAGCGCATCCCGATTATAGTAGGCACTGGAACCAACGATACGGCATCAACTTTAAAACGGACCGAACTGGCGGGGAATATCGGGGCGGATGCCGCACTTGTAGTTGTGCCTTATTACAGCCGTCCCTCGCAAGCGGGAATAATCGAGCATTTCCGCATGGCGGCACAGGTGGGATTACCCGTTATCGCTTATGAGGTTCCCGCTCGTACCGGAATTCGGCTCACCGTTAGTACGGCTAGAAACATTCTGGAGTTGGATGGCGTAATCGGACTGAAGGACAGCACCGGCGGACCTGAGCTCTTGACGGAATTGACCCGCCTCGGATCCAAACCGGTGCTGTGCGGCGAAGACGCTAATTTCTATGCTGCGCTGTGCGCGGGTGCATCCGGCGGCATATTGGCATCCGCCAATATTCATACAGATGCCTTCATTGATGTGTTTCAACTTGTCCTTCATGGAAGGGTCCAAGAAGCAAAAATAACGTTCGACCGGCTGTTTCCGTTGATTCAACTGCTATTTCAAGAATCTAACCCGGCGCCGCTCAAATGGCTGCTTTCCCGCCAATCCGTCATAACATCCGATACCGTCCGCCTCCCTATGACTTCAATTACCCGTGAGCTTCAGTCGGAGCTGGAACAGGCGATCGCGGCAATGACTGCTTGA
- a CDS encoding sensor histidine kinase translates to MRRNRFLFHKVNDIPLTYKFLLIYILCVLIPIMSINIFFFIQNSANIRIREEDNLRKSIERASVELQSMVDESVAVSHAIAGDQSLYEAIDRTYESPVSFYETYDSFLRSKLKRYMSAYPNILEVGVYTDNPTIESGGSYFVIDRNVRNSPWLNRHEQLRGGMTTVAYFDNSGIAPGKRISVVSELDGFPGLDTYRKVLRIDLNVNKIYGILNREIGSLQLLLVDSQNRLVASGDGMQEQNAPISAYIPPASAPGTVLEKTIGNENYIKGWKLVGMADTRRIDSMISDAKRSILLLAAISTVLPSLLIFVILRSYHYRVKKLSRHMEKVRNEKFDLIELQEGRDEIGGLIRTFNLMTGKINALFNDVYKLEIRQKNLELERIRAEMNMLQSQMNPHFLFNTLNALLVVCAKKGYTDAMGMIQNLSLLLRRLMSWSDDLVPVQEELHFTEMYLQIEKFRFGDRFDYTIELDPEASGCRIPKMSIQPLVENACKHGLQSIQANGLIRIKANIVDRKLSVTVVDNGIGMEVEQLRGLIEAVRSDREMQGHVGIRNVYRRLELFYHESAGFRLESEPSLGTTVGFTIPLHRLHTPEEDNANPNANRASALR, encoded by the coding sequence ATGCGGAGAAACCGGTTTCTGTTCCATAAAGTGAACGACATTCCCCTCACATACAAGTTCCTATTAATTTACATCCTTTGTGTATTGATTCCGATTATGTCGATCAATATTTTCTTCTTCATACAAAATTCGGCCAATATCCGTATCCGTGAGGAAGATAACCTGCGCAAATCGATCGAGCGGGCATCTGTGGAGCTGCAAAGCATGGTGGATGAAAGTGTTGCCGTGAGCCACGCGATCGCAGGGGATCAGTCGCTGTATGAGGCGATCGACCGTACCTACGAGAGTCCGGTATCGTTCTACGAGACGTACGACAGCTTTCTGCGCAGCAAGCTGAAACGTTATATGTCGGCCTATCCTAATATACTGGAAGTCGGAGTTTACACCGATAACCCGACGATCGAAAGCGGCGGAAGCTATTTCGTCATTGACCGGAATGTCCGGAATTCTCCATGGCTTAACAGGCATGAGCAGCTCCGCGGCGGCATGACCACTGTGGCTTATTTTGACAATAGCGGAATCGCCCCCGGTAAACGGATAAGCGTAGTCAGCGAACTGGACGGTTTTCCGGGACTTGACACATACCGCAAAGTGCTGCGGATCGACCTCAACGTTAATAAGATATACGGGATTCTGAACCGGGAAATCGGCAGCCTGCAGCTTCTGCTGGTCGACAGCCAGAACCGTCTTGTAGCCTCAGGCGACGGTATGCAGGAACAGAATGCGCCGATATCCGCCTATATTCCGCCCGCTTCAGCGCCGGGAACCGTATTGGAAAAGACGATCGGGAACGAGAATTATATTAAAGGCTGGAAGCTGGTGGGAATGGCGGATACCCGGCGGATCGACAGTATGATCAGCGATGCCAAACGCTCCATACTGCTTCTTGCCGCTATCAGTACCGTCCTTCCTTCACTATTAATCTTCGTTATCCTCCGCTCTTACCATTATCGGGTGAAAAAGCTGTCGAGGCACATGGAGAAAGTACGCAACGAGAAATTCGATCTGATCGAGCTGCAGGAAGGCCGGGACGAAATCGGCGGCTTGATCCGCACATTCAACTTGATGACCGGGAAAATCAACGCATTGTTTAATGACGTATACAAACTGGAAATCCGGCAAAAGAACCTCGAGCTGGAGAGGATTCGCGCGGAGATGAATATGCTCCAGAGCCAAATGAATCCGCATTTCCTCTTTAATACGCTTAATGCGCTGCTTGTCGTGTGCGCCAAAAAAGGTTACACAGATGCGATGGGCATGATCCAGAACCTGTCGCTTCTTCTGCGCCGGCTGATGAGCTGGTCTGATGACCTCGTCCCGGTCCAGGAAGAGCTGCATTTTACGGAAATGTATTTGCAAATCGAGAAATTCCGGTTCGGCGACAGGTTTGATTATACAATCGAGCTTGATCCGGAAGCTTCCGGCTGCCGGATTCCCAAAATGAGCATACAACCGCTTGTTGAGAATGCCTGCAAGCATGGTCTTCAATCGATCCAGGCAAACGGACTTATCCGAATCAAAGCGAACATAGTTGACCGGAAACTGTCGGTTACTGTAGTCGACAACGGGATCGGAATGGAAGTGGAACAGCTTCGCGGCTTGATTGAAGCGGTAAGATCCGACCGGGAGATGCAGGGTCACGTCGGAATCCGGAATGTATACCGGAGGCTGGAGCTGTTCTACCACGAGAGCGCCGGCTTCCGGCTCGAAAGTGAGCCCTCCCTCGGAACGACGGTCGGATTCACGATCCCGCTTCACCGCCTCCATACTCCGGAAGAGGATAATGCTAACCCGAATGCGAACCGGGCCAGTGCCTTAAGGTGA
- a CDS encoding DEAD/DEAH box helicase, producing MNNFPLTLQDIEQLCGAVSYKRGQEYYRDRKVTRITYDEGKYGYRAVVQSGGRPCEVRVEIDSAGGLEAECDCPAFGTFYSSYCKHVAAVLMHVRHLELQGQIMRKQPIGSGISPQDLQLGERMLSLFGGFAGGMLSGVSGSRESSKERKELKAEYICEFVTGSFAERPGIRLEMRLGDKRTFVVSQIAQLLESIERGDAVAISRHFTYDPLIHCFNTMDRAVIDLLIHAARHEREYREMAGTSLFGKKTSAARERYIQVTPMTWELLYPVLLKAGAVMSVQGRQAPLGLEEGELPVMFQLHEHMGDTYQLEVQGLSDLKIMETYGCAVHDGIVYKVERVHLDKLARLKELLASMPEQRPVIAAGRLAPFMEQVMPGLTGMGRVRVAPTIRNRIVQSKLKAKVYADWDEPGNKLLLKVEFVYDTFVVNPYIPSLGEEERSTVVLVREQDKEQRILKLLEQGGSVYGGDGLFVEHEEAIFDFLFHTLPELERLAEVYVTSSVKALAGPANAAPKISADMDSDMNWLEIKFDIAGIDKKEIRSLLLAIMEKKRFYRLPGGAFVDLEGEALRGMQGMFQQLDIRHSEVKDGAVKLPLYRGFQMLDENAGPLGRLKMGRSLRQLLDNMRNPDNLEFPVPQQLASVLRDYQAYGYQWMKMLAHYRFGGILADDMGLGKTLQSIAFILSEKSGEGAETERAAEKLAGRNRVALVVCPASLLYNWENEFHRFAPELKVVVAAGERKDRFERLESLSRLLPDEGTWNGLADSPSEAGEADVIITSYPLLRRDAEWYQSQVFHTLILDEAQFIKNHMTQTALAVKKINAERRFALTGTPVENSMEELWSIFDAVFPGLFADKKTFRDMPGDKVARLVRPFILRRLKADVLKELPDKIETVHRSELQTEQKKLYAAYLERLQKDTLRELEKEGFQKSRIKILAGITRLRQLCCHPSLFVENYEGSSGKLEQLMELAQEALGSGRRMLIFSQFTGMLAVIRRELSRSGISAFYLDGSTPSAERMDMSRRFNEGEHQLFLISLKAGGTGLNLTGADTVILYDLWWNPAVEQQAADRAHRIGQKKVVQVHRLVAKGTVEEKMLELQQRKKDLIDQVIQPDMASGAALTEQDIRDLLGMG from the coding sequence GTGAATAATTTTCCTTTGACATTGCAGGACATTGAACAGCTGTGCGGTGCTGTATCATACAAGCGGGGACAAGAGTATTACCGGGATCGTAAAGTGACCCGTATCACATACGATGAGGGAAAATACGGATACCGCGCGGTTGTTCAAAGCGGCGGGCGTCCTTGCGAGGTACGGGTTGAAATCGATTCCGCAGGCGGCCTTGAAGCCGAATGCGATTGTCCTGCTTTCGGAACTTTCTATTCCTCTTACTGCAAGCATGTGGCGGCTGTCCTGATGCATGTCCGCCATTTGGAGCTTCAGGGTCAGATTATGCGGAAGCAGCCGATCGGTTCAGGTATTTCCCCGCAAGATCTGCAGTTAGGGGAACGGATGCTGTCATTGTTCGGCGGGTTCGCCGGGGGAATGCTTTCCGGAGTGTCCGGATCAAGAGAAAGCAGTAAGGAAAGGAAAGAATTAAAAGCGGAATATATTTGCGAATTCGTAACGGGTTCGTTTGCAGAACGTCCCGGTATCAGGCTGGAGATGCGGCTTGGAGATAAACGCACATTCGTTGTTTCGCAAATCGCTCAGCTGCTGGAGTCGATCGAACGTGGAGACGCCGTTGCCATATCGAGGCACTTTACCTATGATCCGTTGATTCATTGTTTCAATACGATGGATCGGGCGGTTATCGATTTGCTGATCCATGCCGCCCGCCACGAACGGGAATACCGGGAAATGGCTGGAACCTCCCTCTTTGGCAAGAAGACCTCTGCTGCCCGGGAACGATATATCCAGGTAACGCCAATGACCTGGGAGCTGCTGTATCCGGTATTGCTGAAAGCCGGCGCCGTTATGAGCGTACAAGGGCGGCAGGCTCCGCTTGGACTGGAAGAAGGCGAACTGCCTGTCATGTTTCAGCTTCATGAGCATATGGGAGATACATATCAGCTCGAGGTGCAGGGGCTGAGCGACCTTAAAATCATGGAAACCTACGGCTGCGCCGTTCATGACGGAATCGTATACAAGGTGGAACGCGTGCACCTGGACAAGCTTGCGCGGTTAAAGGAGCTGCTGGCTTCCATGCCGGAGCAGCGGCCGGTCATTGCCGCGGGCCGTCTGGCGCCGTTCATGGAACAGGTCATGCCCGGGCTGACGGGCATGGGAAGAGTTCGCGTCGCGCCGACAATCCGGAACCGTATCGTACAGTCCAAGCTTAAAGCCAAAGTGTACGCCGATTGGGATGAACCAGGCAATAAGCTGCTCCTTAAAGTGGAGTTCGTGTATGATACATTCGTCGTCAATCCGTACATACCATCGCTCGGAGAGGAAGAACGTTCCACTGTCGTATTGGTTCGCGAGCAGGACAAGGAACAGCGGATTTTGAAGCTGCTCGAACAGGGCGGCAGCGTATACGGCGGGGACGGCTTGTTTGTGGAGCACGAGGAAGCGATCTTTGATTTCTTATTCCATACGCTGCCCGAATTGGAGCGGCTGGCTGAGGTTTATGTAACTTCTTCGGTAAAGGCCCTTGCGGGGCCTGCGAATGCCGCGCCGAAGATATCTGCCGACATGGATTCGGATATGAACTGGCTGGAGATCAAATTCGATATAGCGGGCATCGATAAGAAAGAAATTCGCAGCCTGCTTCTGGCAATCATGGAGAAGAAGAGATTCTACAGACTGCCGGGCGGAGCCTTCGTCGACCTTGAGGGAGAGGCGCTGCGCGGCATGCAAGGAATGTTCCAGCAGCTTGATATCCGCCATTCGGAGGTTAAGGACGGTGCGGTAAAGCTGCCGCTATACCGGGGCTTTCAGATGCTTGATGAGAACGCCGGGCCCCTCGGCCGCTTGAAGATGGGACGGTCGCTACGGCAGCTTCTGGATAATATGAGAAACCCGGATAACCTGGAGTTTCCTGTTCCGCAACAACTTGCTTCCGTGCTGCGCGATTATCAGGCATATGGTTATCAATGGATGAAGATGCTCGCGCATTACCGGTTCGGCGGCATTCTGGCTGATGATATGGGACTTGGAAAAACGCTGCAGAGCATTGCTTTCATTCTATCGGAGAAGAGCGGCGAAGGGGCGGAGACCGAGAGGGCGGCGGAGAAGCTCGCGGGCAGGAACAGGGTGGCGCTTGTTGTCTGTCCCGCTTCGCTTCTATACAACTGGGAGAATGAATTCCACAGGTTCGCGCCTGAATTGAAGGTGGTGGTGGCCGCCGGGGAGCGGAAGGACCGGTTCGAGCGGCTGGAGAGTCTCAGCAGGCTTCTTCCCGATGAAGGGACGTGGAATGGACTTGCCGATAGCCCGTCGGAAGCAGGCGAGGCGGATGTTATTATTACCTCTTATCCGCTCCTCAGGCGGGATGCGGAATGGTACCAGTCTCAGGTATTCCATACGTTAATTTTAGATGAGGCGCAGTTTATTAAAAATCACATGACGCAGACTGCGTTGGCGGTGAAGAAGATTAACGCGGAGCGCCGGTTTGCCTTGACGGGGACGCCGGTCGAGAACTCGATGGAGGAGCTGTGGTCGATTTTTGATGCGGTGTTCCCCGGATTATTCGCGGATAAGAAAACGTTCCGCGATATGCCGGGCGATAAGGTCGCGCGGCTGGTGCGCCCGTTTATTCTGCGCAGGCTGAAGGCGGACGTGCTGAAGGAGCTTCCCGATAAAATTGAGACGGTACATCGTTCCGAGCTGCAGACGGAGCAGAAAAAGCTGTATGCCGCGTATCTGGAGAGGCTGCAGAAGGATACGCTCCGGGAATTGGAAAAGGAAGGCTTCCAGAAAAGCCGGATCAAAATACTGGCGGGTATTACGAGATTGCGGCAGCTGTGCTGTCATCCGTCTTTGTTTGTGGAGAATTACGAAGGCTCGTCCGGGAAGCTGGAGCAGCTGATGGAGCTGGCCCAGGAAGCACTTGGCAGCGGCAGAAGAATGCTCATTTTCTCCCAGTTCACGGGTATGCTGGCGGTAATACGCAGGGAGCTGAGCCGGAGCGGCATCAGCGCTTTCTATCTTGATGGAAGCACCCCTTCCGCCGAGCGGATGGATATGAGCCGCCGGTTCAACGAGGGAGAGCATCAGCTTTTCCTGATTTCGCTTAAGGCCGGGGGGACGGGACTCAACTTGACGGGTGCGGATACGGTTATTTTATACGACTTGTGGTGGAATCCCGCCGTAGAGCAGCAGGCTGCGGACCGCGCGCACCGGATCGGGCAGAAGAAAGTGGTGCAGGTGCACCGTCTTGTCGCGAAGGGAACGGTCGAGGAGAAAATGCTTGAGCTGCAGCAGCGCAAGAAGGATTTGATCGACCAGGTTATTCAGCCGGATATGGCGTCCGGTGCGGCATTAACTGAGCAGGACATTCGCGATCTGCTTGGTATGGGATAG
- a CDS encoding sugar ABC transporter permease, with protein MAKAETFPRGEAAVTAKNKPFFRRFRNQKQLMIMSLPVLLYVVLFSYYPIWGWTMAFQNYKPARSFSQQEWVGFKQFRFLFSDDTFLSVLRNTIAMSMINMVLGFVTAIVFAILLNEVKNKLFKRSIQTISYLPHFLSWIIVTGIVASSLSIDGGIVNVLLMKLGMIDAPIMWLSEPKYFWGIVGASHVWKEVGWNAIIYLAAITSIDPSLYEAADIDGANRYHKMLYITLPGIRSIVIILLIMNLGWILEAGFEVQYLLGNGVVIDWSQTIDIFVLKYGLQMSNYSLATAAGIFKTVVSITLIFAANTIAKRMGEERLI; from the coding sequence ATGGCAAAGGCCGAAACGTTTCCTCGCGGCGAAGCGGCAGTTACCGCCAAAAACAAGCCGTTTTTCAGACGGTTTCGAAATCAGAAGCAGCTGATGATCATGTCGCTTCCCGTTTTGCTTTATGTGGTTTTATTCTCCTATTATCCCATTTGGGGTTGGACGATGGCTTTTCAGAATTATAAGCCCGCCCGCAGCTTCTCCCAGCAGGAGTGGGTCGGTTTCAAGCAATTCCGGTTTCTCTTCAGCGACGACACGTTTCTTAGCGTTCTTCGCAACACGATTGCTATGAGCATGATCAACATGGTGCTCGGATTTGTGACGGCGATCGTATTTGCCATTCTGCTTAATGAAGTGAAGAACAAGCTGTTCAAACGCTCAATCCAGACGATCTCCTATCTGCCGCACTTTCTGTCCTGGATTATCGTTACGGGCATCGTCGCAAGTTCGCTTTCGATCGACGGAGGCATCGTCAATGTTCTGTTGATGAAGCTCGGGATGATTGACGCCCCGATCATGTGGCTGAGCGAACCGAAATATTTCTGGGGCATTGTGGGGGCCTCCCATGTATGGAAAGAAGTGGGCTGGAACGCGATCATCTATCTGGCCGCGATTACATCCATCGATCCTTCGTTGTACGAGGCTGCGGACATCGACGGGGCGAACCGATACCATAAGATGCTTTATATCACTTTGCCGGGTATACGATCGATCGTTATTATTCTGCTCATCATGAATCTGGGCTGGATACTGGAAGCAGGCTTCGAGGTCCAATACTTGCTTGGCAACGGGGTTGTCATCGACTGGTCGCAGACGATTGATATCTTTGTGCTCAAATACGGGCTGCAAATGAGCAACTATTCACTCGCCACGGCGGCGGGAATTTTCAAAACGGTTGTCAGCATCACCCTCATCTTCGCGGCGAACACGATCGCCAAGCGGATGGGAGAAGAGAGATTGATCTGA
- a CDS encoding AraC family transcriptional regulator translates to MSTASGGKNQQRREYALPDYQFSVRIHGTHWRTVNPEWSYPFHEHPLFELNLVLEGRQITTVEETAYVQNKGDLMIIRPGDIHKSEAGGPEGMTYFCLHFDIDDPPLFERLLGLQQFLHPSDSAVADSLRPFIEKLLQMPEQPAGREADESVNVRIAVLNMMLVVLTELSDLTGDKQAGSVPVRPARDYSVQLQRFRERNALENKIQELFHIPAAAAAEIDESLFPSFRWLGIFVIRINDDNFWTNPDRFFAKYLIECEVAKLGVAVIITEKQWMTVVLFSNQFTVPPVREYAVRCKDLLEEKLEVAAEVGVGGISPIPSEIGKLYQQALRHLDEEDSETVQSDNIHRMIRLAILHIDAEYANPDLSLGMLAEKLEVTPNYLSYLFTSETGHTFTQHLSRIRIENAKRMLRDTTLKVYQICQKVGYSDQAYFSRLFKAITGVRPNDYRTSLP, encoded by the coding sequence ATGTCGACTGCATCGGGCGGAAAAAACCAACAACGCCGTGAATACGCGCTGCCGGACTACCAGTTCTCAGTGCGGATCCACGGCACGCATTGGCGTACGGTAAACCCGGAATGGTCATACCCGTTCCACGAACATCCGCTGTTCGAATTAAATTTGGTGCTCGAAGGGCGTCAGATTACGACCGTTGAGGAAACTGCCTATGTCCAAAACAAAGGCGACCTGATGATCATCCGGCCGGGCGACATACATAAAAGCGAAGCGGGCGGACCGGAAGGGATGACTTATTTTTGCCTGCATTTTGATATTGACGACCCTCCTTTATTCGAGCGGTTGCTCGGATTACAGCAATTTTTGCACCCTTCGGATTCCGCTGTAGCCGATAGTCTTCGTCCGTTTATTGAGAAATTGCTGCAAATGCCGGAGCAGCCCGCCGGCCGGGAAGCGGATGAATCGGTGAATGTCCGGATTGCGGTGTTGAATATGATGCTGGTCGTTCTGACCGAGCTGTCCGATTTGACCGGCGACAAGCAGGCAGGTTCCGTTCCGGTCCGTCCGGCGCGAGACTATTCCGTCCAGCTTCAGCGGTTCCGGGAGCGTAACGCCCTGGAAAACAAAATACAGGAGCTCTTCCATATACCGGCTGCGGCGGCGGCCGAAATCGACGAATCGCTGTTTCCGTCGTTCCGCTGGCTAGGCATCTTTGTGATTCGTATTAATGACGACAATTTCTGGACGAATCCCGACCGGTTCTTCGCCAAGTACCTGATTGAGTGCGAGGTGGCGAAATTGGGGGTTGCCGTCATAATAACGGAGAAGCAGTGGATGACCGTGGTCCTATTCTCGAATCAATTTACGGTGCCTCCAGTCCGGGAATATGCCGTTAGATGCAAAGACCTGCTGGAGGAGAAATTGGAGGTTGCAGCGGAAGTCGGAGTGGGCGGCATCTCGCCGATCCCTTCTGAAATCGGAAAGCTGTATCAACAGGCGCTTCGGCACCTCGATGAAGAGGATTCCGAGACGGTCCAATCCGACAATATCCACCGGATGATCCGCTTGGCTATCCTTCATATCGATGCGGAATATGCGAATCCGGATTTATCGCTCGGCATGCTGGCAGAGAAGCTCGAAGTGACGCCCAATTACCTTAGTTATCTGTTTACCTCCGAGACAGGTCACACCTTTACACAGCATTTGTCCCGTATCCGGATCGAAAACGCCAAACGAATGCTGCGGGACACGACGCTTAAAGTGTACCAGATTTGCCAGAAGGTAGGTTATTCCGATCAAGCCTATTTCAGCCGGTTGTTTAAGGCAATTACCGGAGTTCGCCCCAACGATTACAGAACATCACTGCCATGA